In the Candidatus Zixiibacteriota bacterium genome, one interval contains:
- a CDS encoding multidrug effflux MFS transporter, producing the protein MTTSFRPRWYFFVALVSVTFIGPLSVHLIIPAMPAVKEAFGVSTGMAQLTLSLEMLSMACFTVAYGGLSDRFGRKRVLLCGLALFTCGAASCLAAANLPMLLAGRMLQGAGAGCGVVLARAIARDVYGQERVAQVIAYLTAAYVLGPMFAPPIGGQLTTRFGWRALFVLASVFGLAVILAVAYAVPETRAHKAAAPRGVLSGYKSLLRRRRFLGFVLQPGMMSAAFYTHATAASFLAAEHLGADASDIGLWFFTFPIGFMAGSFISGRIGAGRSIESMTLLGGAIGVANGVLLAGWLYFGGVSMPALYVPGFFVSLAQGLSMPYAQAGAMAVDPDLAGSASGAVVFSQFFWPAALQQLTGLLADGTWVPMAAVHFAAVTVALLSGWTAARAKN; encoded by the coding sequence ATGACCACGTCGTTCCGGCCGCGCTGGTATTTCTTCGTCGCTCTTGTGTCCGTCACCTTCATCGGGCCGCTCTCGGTCCACCTGATCATCCCGGCGATGCCGGCGGTAAAAGAGGCCTTCGGGGTCTCCACGGGCATGGCGCAGCTCACGCTTTCGCTCGAGATGCTCTCGATGGCCTGCTTCACGGTCGCCTACGGCGGCCTGTCCGACCGCTTCGGGCGCAAACGCGTGCTCCTGTGCGGACTGGCGCTGTTCACCTGCGGCGCCGCGAGCTGCCTGGCGGCCGCCAACCTGCCGATGCTGCTCGCGGGGCGCATGTTGCAGGGAGCCGGGGCGGGCTGCGGCGTGGTGCTGGCGCGCGCCATCGCGCGCGACGTCTACGGCCAGGAGCGTGTCGCGCAGGTGATCGCCTACCTCACCGCCGCCTACGTTCTCGGGCCGATGTTCGCGCCGCCGATCGGCGGGCAGCTCACGACGCGGTTCGGCTGGCGCGCGCTGTTCGTGCTGGCGTCGGTCTTCGGCCTGGCGGTGATCCTCGCCGTGGCGTACGCGGTTCCGGAAACGCGCGCGCACAAAGCGGCGGCGCCGCGCGGCGTGCTGTCCGGCTACAAGTCGCTGCTCCGGCGGCGGCGTTTCCTGGGATTCGTGCTGCAACCCGGGATGATGTCGGCGGCCTTCTACACCCATGCGACCGCCGCCTCCTTCCTCGCCGCCGAGCACCTCGGCGCCGACGCCTCCGACATCGGCCTCTGGTTCTTCACCTTCCCGATCGGCTTCATGGCGGGGAGCTTTATTTCCGGCCGCATCGGCGCCGGCCGCTCGATCGAATCGATGACCCTTCTCGGCGGCGCGATCGGGGTCGCCAACGGTGTGCTGCTCGCCGGCTGGCTCTATTTTGGCGGCGTCTCGATGCCCGCGCTCTACGTGCCCGGATTCTTCGTCAGCCTCGCTCAGGGCCTCTCGATGCCCTACGCCCAGGCCGGCGCGATGGCGGTCGACCCCGATCTTGCCGGCTCGGCCTCGGGCGCGGTGGTCTTCTCGCAGTTCTTCTGGCCCGCCGCGCTGCAGCAGCTCACCGGGCTGCTCGCCGACGGCACCTGGGTGCCGATGGCGGCGGTTCACTTCGCCGCCGTGACCGTCGCGCTGCTCAGCGGCTGGACGGCGGCGCGGGCGAAGAATTAG